In Phosphitispora fastidiosa, a single window of DNA contains:
- a CDS encoding ArsR family transcriptional regulator: MEERLFSMEAEFFKALAHPTRVGILKHLKEGPKCVCEFTEI, translated from the coding sequence TTGGAAGAGAGGTTGTTTTCTATGGAAGCAGAATTTTTTAAGGCTTTGGCTCATCCGACCAGGGTGGGGATTTTGAAGCACCTGAAAGAAGGGCCTAAATGTGTCTGTGAATTTACTGAAATATAA
- a CDS encoding thioredoxin family protein codes for MDIKVLGSGCANCNKLEQMVFDVLAELSADADVSKVTDFKDIMSYGVMSTPALVINEQVVFSGGVPSKAKLNEIIATELAKKG; via the coding sequence ATGGATATTAAAGTGCTTGGTTCAGGATGTGCTAACTGCAACAAACTGGAACAAATGGTATTTGATGTGCTGGCAGAGCTTAGCGCTGATGCAGATGTAAGCAAGGTAACAGATTTTAAGGACATAATGTCCTATGGGGTAATGTCAACCCCGGCGCTGGTTATCAATGAACAGGTTGTGTTTTCGGGTGGAGTTCCCTCCAAGGCCAAACTGAATGAGATTATTGCAACAGAACTGGCCAAAAAGGGATAA
- a CDS encoding cobalamin B12-binding domain-containing protein produces the protein MNGSYEKAGVEFMNKGLLRKLREAVLSGEQELALKIAGTALTEEVPAEALVEQGLYPAACELARSYGNDETCMAEILAKFELIQLLLNELIPKLRDERKGAERGRLLIGSIQGNLIDFGKLMLKILFIASGFGVIDLGTDVSPETFAEHVRMEKPDVLAIAVYTKESLPMAAKTVQLLKQDCLRQDLKIMLGGWAVTPEFAAEAGADIFAVTAEEAVELCLAAVGT, from the coding sequence GTGAATGGTTCATATGAAAAGGCCGGTGTAGAATTCATGAACAAGGGCCTGTTGAGGAAGCTAAGGGAAGCAGTTTTATCAGGTGAGCAGGAGCTGGCATTGAAGATTGCCGGAACGGCTTTGACAGAAGAAGTACCTGCCGAGGCCTTGGTTGAGCAGGGTTTATATCCGGCAGCATGCGAGTTAGCCCGAAGCTATGGAAATGACGAAACATGTATGGCAGAAATACTGGCAAAATTTGAATTAATTCAGTTGCTGCTTAACGAATTAATTCCAAAACTGCGAGATGAAAGAAAAGGAGCAGAGCGAGGGCGATTATTGATCGGTTCCATACAGGGTAACCTGATAGACTTCGGTAAACTGATGCTGAAAATTCTATTTATTGCATCTGGTTTTGGGGTAATTGACCTGGGGACAGATGTATCTCCTGAAACATTTGCTGAACATGTGCGTATGGAAAAACCTGATGTTCTTGCAATAGCCGTATATACAAAAGAATCTCTGCCCATGGCAGCAAAGACTGTCCAGCTTTTAAAGCAGGATTGTCTCAGGCAAGACCTTAAGATTATGCTGGGAGGCTGGGCGGTAACGCCTGAATTTGCAGCTGAGGCCGGTGCGGATATTTTTGCAGTAACGGCCGAGGAGGCAGTGGAACTTTGTTTGGCTGCCGTGGGGACTTGA
- a CDS encoding DUF6951 family protein, with product MKVSINIQAGICGFETTVTACGSGVKEPTLIEIESNCEKIIALGESVREVRGLDEITRGFDGVIMSEARNVLRGCCAGCVVPAGIFKATQVASELALPKDILISMTKEEE from the coding sequence GTGAAAGTAAGTATTAATATTCAGGCAGGAATCTGTGGTTTTGAAACTACTGTCACAGCATGTGGTTCCGGTGTGAAAGAGCCGACTTTAATTGAAATTGAAAGTAACTGTGAAAAGATTATTGCACTGGGTGAGTCTGTCAGGGAAGTCAGAGGACTGGACGAAATAACCCGGGGTTTTGATGGCGTAATTATGTCTGAGGCAAGAAATGTTCTTAGGGGATGCTGCGCCGGTTGTGTAGTTCCGGCAGGCATTTTTAAAGCAACACAGGTTGCGTCTGAGTTAGCCCTGCCTAAAGACATATTAATTTCAATGACCAAAGAGGAAGAATAA
- a CDS encoding DUF2703 domain-containing protein — MIPNEEEIFRVLRQLGVQKKEAAQEVAESPGRQVNIEFMYLDLSVCNWCQSTESNLDEAIAEVARVLKATGVDVNVRKIHVQSEEQARELGFVSSPTIRINGQDIQLDVKEALCDSCGDLCGDSVDCRIWTYQGKEYTAPPKGMIIDAVLREVYGGTKESTKKPAKTGEIPENLKKFFAAKRRKQDIEIIKVTDSCCSPTTGEKCT, encoded by the coding sequence ATGATTCCAAATGAAGAAGAGATTTTTCGGGTGCTCCGGCAGCTTGGCGTCCAAAAGAAAGAAGCTGCACAGGAGGTTGCTGAGAGCCCCGGAAGACAGGTGAACATTGAATTTATGTATCTTGACCTGAGTGTCTGTAACTGGTGTCAGTCAACGGAATCTAACCTTGATGAAGCCATAGCGGAAGTGGCCCGGGTTTTAAAGGCCACCGGTGTTGATGTGAATGTCAGGAAAATACATGTGCAATCAGAAGAACAGGCCCGTGAACTGGGATTTGTAAGTTCGCCGACAATCCGCATAAATGGACAGGATATTCAGTTGGATGTCAAAGAAGCCTTATGTGATTCTTGCGGTGATCTGTGCGGGGACAGTGTTGACTGCCGGATTTGGACATATCAGGGCAAGGAATATACTGCTCCGCCAAAAGGCATGATAATTGACGCTGTCTTAAGGGAAGTTTACGGTGGTACAAAAGAGAGTACGAAAAAGCCAGCCAAAACAGGCGAGATACCGGAGAATTTGAAAAAGTTTTTTGCAGCCAAACGCCGGAAACAGGATATTGAAATAATCAAAGTAACAGATAGTTGTTGCAGTCCGACTACAGGCGAAAAGTGTACCTGA
- a CDS encoding MarR family winged helix-turn-helix transcriptional regulator: MKLENVHELIRILVQRFGLLNASCCENCFGEGVSLVQSYILFEIRREENPAMYQVAEALGIDITTFSRQIKSLENKCLVTKSPDPDDRRINILALTSEGKRITDQIDMRMNSYLEQLFSCFTEFEREVVIKSMKLLNKALFKSEMCCDIK; the protein is encoded by the coding sequence ATGAAGTTGGAAAACGTCCACGAGTTGATCCGGATTTTAGTCCAAAGGTTTGGATTGCTGAACGCAAGTTGTTGTGAGAACTGTTTCGGGGAAGGAGTTTCACTGGTTCAAAGCTATATCCTGTTTGAGATTAGGAGGGAAGAAAATCCTGCGATGTATCAGGTCGCGGAAGCTCTGGGGATAGATATCACGACATTTAGCCGGCAAATTAAATCCTTAGAAAATAAATGCCTGGTTACAAAATCGCCCGATCCCGATGACCGGCGGATTAATATACTGGCGCTTACCTCTGAAGGCAAAAGGATAACAGACCAGATCGATATGCGCATGAATAGTTATCTTGAGCAGCTTTTTTCCTGTTTCACAGAGTTTGAACGAGAGGTAGTGATTAAATCAATGAAACTGTTAAATAAAGCTTTATTCAAATCGGAAATGTGTTGCGATATAAAATAA